One region of Haloprofundus salilacus genomic DNA includes:
- a CDS encoding redoxin domain-containing protein: MVDIGDKAPDFTVPKAGGETYNDVEPFTLADVVDDGPTVLAFYPAAFTSGCTAEMCAFRDSMEWFDELDARVYGVSVDLPFSQNIWIREEELNFPMLSDWNHDVIHAYDVVLDDMYAMIEVAQRSIFVVDTEGIVTYRWVRDGENPDFDDLVSETREAVEDAATN; the protein is encoded by the coding sequence ATGGTCGATATCGGAGACAAAGCGCCCGATTTCACGGTGCCGAAGGCCGGCGGGGAGACGTACAACGACGTCGAACCGTTCACACTCGCCGACGTCGTCGACGACGGGCCGACAGTCCTCGCGTTCTACCCAGCGGCGTTCACCAGTGGGTGCACGGCGGAGATGTGCGCGTTTCGAGATTCGATGGAGTGGTTCGACGAACTCGACGCACGGGTGTACGGGGTCAGCGTTGATCTCCCGTTCTCACAGAACATCTGGATACGGGAAGAGGAGCTGAACTTCCCGATGCTCTCGGACTGGAACCACGACGTCATTCATGCCTACGACGTGGTGCTCGACGACATGTACGCGATGATAGAGGTCGCTCAGCGCAGTATCTTCGTCGTCGACACCGAGGGAATTGTGACGTACCGGTGGGTTCGCGACGGTGAGAACCCGGACTTCGACGACCTCGTCTCGGAGACGAGAGAAGCGGTGGAGGACGCCGCGACGAACTGA
- the psmB gene encoding archaeal proteasome endopeptidase complex subunit beta yields the protein MRPPTQDFSGSDSPLDGDRSSVFGPELGEFPNAGQSSEPREGEMKTGTTTVGLETEDGVVLATDMRASAGYMVASKDVQKVEEIHPTGALTIAGSVSAAQSLIASLRAETRLYEARRGEEMSMTALSTLVGNFLRSGGFFIVSPILGGVDSEGSHIYSIDPAGGTTEEEYTVSGSGSQYALGVLEQEYDNSLSIDDAKNVATRAIKSAVERDLASGNGINIAVVTKEGVDIERHKDIDALL from the coding sequence ATGCGTCCACCGACACAGGATTTCTCTGGGAGCGATAGTCCCCTCGACGGTGACCGTTCGAGCGTGTTCGGGCCGGAACTCGGCGAATTCCCGAACGCCGGGCAGTCGTCGGAACCGCGAGAGGGAGAGATGAAAACCGGGACGACGACCGTCGGTCTCGAAACCGAAGACGGCGTCGTCCTCGCGACGGACATGCGCGCCAGCGCCGGCTACATGGTGGCGAGCAAAGACGTCCAGAAGGTCGAAGAGATTCACCCGACGGGCGCGCTCACCATCGCCGGGTCGGTGTCGGCCGCGCAGTCGCTCATCGCCTCACTCCGCGCGGAGACGCGCCTCTACGAGGCCCGCCGCGGCGAAGAGATGAGCATGACCGCGCTGTCGACGCTCGTCGGTAACTTCCTCCGCTCGGGCGGCTTCTTCATCGTCAGCCCCATCCTCGGCGGCGTCGACTCGGAGGGCTCGCACATCTACAGCATCGACCCCGCGGGCGGCACGACCGAAGAGGAGTACACCGTCAGTGGCTCCGGTTCGCAGTACGCCCTCGGTGTGCTCGAACAGGAGTACGACAACAGCCTCTCGATCGACGACGCGAAGAACGTTGCGACGCGCGCCATCAAGAGCGCCGTTGAGCGCGACCTCGCCTCCGGCAACGGCATCAACATAGCCGTCGTCACCAAGGAGGGCGTCGACATCGAGCGTCACAAAGACATCGACGCGCTGCTGTAA
- a CDS encoding FxLYD domain-containing protein: protein MHRRRFLTLASGALVGIGGCTSRDTRTVDTTTDDPTETESGVIDALSGNDSGGSDDADDSPDIVVNSHELVTTQEQYRKSAAVLAMMENVGPSPSGGIRVTARFFDEDDNPLDVATEYLIGLNPGERWKAYIPYYDDGSDVASHELEAAFQVDPLPRVPEGIDLLESQLDTDGVEAELTGQLRNVGEEQFDYLKAESKFYADETTVLTSNYASTTNLAAESEWSFTVTYLPYDEEWASPITDSELHVVDSPY from the coding sequence ATGCATCGGAGGCGGTTCCTCACGCTTGCGAGCGGCGCACTCGTGGGAATCGGTGGTTGTACGAGTCGCGACACGCGAACCGTCGACACGACAACCGACGATCCGACTGAGACCGAAAGCGGCGTCATCGACGCGCTCTCGGGTAACGACAGCGGCGGGAGTGACGACGCCGACGACAGCCCCGACATCGTCGTCAATTCGCATGAACTCGTCACGACGCAGGAGCAGTACCGTAAATCCGCGGCCGTCCTGGCGATGATGGAGAACGTCGGTCCCTCCCCCTCGGGCGGTATCCGTGTGACCGCCCGCTTTTTCGACGAGGACGATAACCCGCTTGACGTCGCCACGGAGTACCTCATCGGTCTGAACCCGGGCGAGAGGTGGAAGGCGTACATCCCGTACTACGACGACGGGTCGGACGTGGCCTCACACGAACTCGAAGCGGCGTTTCAGGTCGACCCACTGCCGCGCGTTCCGGAGGGAATCGACCTTCTCGAAAGCCAACTCGACACCGACGGCGTCGAGGCGGAACTGACCGGGCAGCTCCGGAACGTCGGCGAGGAACAGTTCGACTACCTCAAAGCCGAGTCGAAGTTCTACGCCGACGAGACGACGGTGCTCACCTCCAACTACGCGAGCACGACGAACCTCGCCGCTGAGTCGGAGTGGTCGTTCACGGTCACCTACCTTCCGTACGACGAGGAGTGGGCCAGTCCCATCACCGACTCCGAGTTACACGTCGTCGACAGCCCGTACTAA